One Streptomyces sp. NBC_00102 DNA segment encodes these proteins:
- a CDS encoding MFS transporter: MRTHDETGTAPTPAPAPTAPTKPRSLREARVALAGLSAVFLFEMLDNSVLNVALPTIGRQTHASATALQWVTGVYAVVFGGLMLGFGAVADRFGRRRVMLAGLVLLGVASLATAFVTTPGQLIAVRAVTGVAAAMTTPGSMALAFRLFDEDGLRVRATTLISTVGLAGLAVGPTVGGLVLAVAPWQVLLLVNVPVAALAFLGVRGGIAPDDPAGLHRDPVDVAGALLGTATVVAALVSPTLFVDRGAGSLAPWAATAAVAAGAVSFVLRERTARHPLLELRLLAAPLVSSGLAFKAAAGLATAGLGYLVTLRLQLDWGWSPAHAALGMLPQVAVLLAGGAFVRPFVERAGLERAAWLSASAVVAGLAVYAVLGGYGYGWVALALVLVAAGMRVVGVVAGVNVMRGLPESRTTIGAALVDTASEVTSGAAVTVSGTVLAALFTGSLAGSRWSARQTAEFQEATTVAGLALTVVAAALVGWGTARARRATHGGG; the protein is encoded by the coding sequence GTGCGCACTCACGACGAGACCGGGACGGCACCCACACCCGCACCCGCACCGACCGCACCCACGAAGCCCCGCTCCCTGCGCGAGGCCCGGGTGGCGCTGGCCGGGCTGTCGGCGGTGTTCCTCTTCGAGATGCTGGACAACTCGGTCCTGAACGTCGCACTGCCCACCATCGGGCGCCAGACGCACGCCTCGGCCACCGCGCTCCAGTGGGTGACGGGCGTGTACGCGGTCGTGTTCGGCGGGCTGATGCTCGGCTTCGGCGCGGTGGCCGACCGGTTCGGGCGGCGGCGGGTGATGCTCGCCGGGCTGGTGCTGCTGGGCGTCGCGAGCCTGGCGACCGCCTTCGTCACCACCCCGGGGCAGCTGATCGCGGTCCGCGCGGTGACGGGTGTCGCGGCGGCGATGACCACACCGGGGTCGATGGCGCTGGCCTTCCGGCTGTTCGACGAGGACGGCCTGCGGGTACGGGCGACCACCCTGATCTCCACCGTGGGCCTGGCCGGGCTCGCGGTCGGGCCGACGGTGGGCGGTCTCGTACTCGCGGTCGCGCCGTGGCAGGTGCTGCTGCTGGTGAACGTACCCGTGGCCGCGCTGGCGTTCCTCGGGGTACGCGGCGGGATCGCGCCGGACGACCCGGCCGGGCTGCACCGCGATCCGGTGGACGTGGCCGGGGCGTTGCTGGGTACGGCGACGGTCGTGGCCGCGCTCGTCTCGCCGACGCTCTTCGTGGACCGGGGCGCCGGCTCCTTGGCCCCCTGGGCGGCGACGGCCGCGGTGGCGGCCGGGGCGGTCTCGTTCGTGCTGCGGGAGCGGACGGCGCGCCACCCTCTGCTCGAACTCCGGCTCCTCGCAGCCCCGTTGGTGTCGAGCGGTCTGGCGTTCAAGGCGGCGGCCGGGCTGGCGACCGCGGGCCTCGGCTACCTCGTGACGCTCCGGCTCCAGCTCGACTGGGGCTGGTCGCCCGCGCACGCCGCTCTCGGGATGCTGCCGCAGGTGGCCGTGCTGCTGGCGGGCGGCGCGTTCGTCCGGCCGTTCGTGGAGCGGGCCGGGCTCGAACGGGCCGCGTGGCTCAGCGCCTCGGCGGTCGTCGCCGGTCTCGCCGTGTACGCCGTACTGGGCGGGTACGGCTACGGGTGGGTCGCGCTCGCCCTCGTACTGGTGGCCGCCGGCATGCGGGTGGTCGGCGTCGTCGCCGGGGTCAACGTGATGCGGGGGCTCCCCGAATCCCGGACCACGATCGGCGCGGCCCTCGTGGACACCGCCTCCGAGGTCACCTCCGGTGCGGCCGTCACCGTCTCCGGCACCGTCCTCGCCGCGCTGTTCACCGGCAGCCTCGCGGGCTCGCGGTGGAGCGCCCGGCAGACCGCGGAGTTCCAGGAGGCCACCACGGTCGCGGGCCTGGCGCTCACCGTCGTCGCCGCGGCGCTCGTCGGCTGGGGCACCGCCCGCGCCCGGCGGGCCACCCACGGGGGTGGGTGA
- a CDS encoding LURP-one-related/scramblase family protein, which yields MRLLVRERLFAIGDDYWIEDTEGRKVFLVDGKAMRVRDTFELKDANGRVLVELRQKLISIRDTMIIERDGEELARVRKKHLSLLRNNYRVTMADGTELDVSGNILDREFAIDYDDELLAQISRRWLSIRDTYGIDIVREDADASLLIAVAVCVIVLAEKEHEKDED from the coding sequence ATGAGACTTCTCGTACGCGAGCGACTGTTCGCCATCGGTGACGACTACTGGATCGAGGACACCGAGGGCCGCAAGGTGTTCCTCGTCGACGGCAAGGCCATGCGGGTACGCGACACCTTCGAGCTGAAGGACGCGAACGGCCGGGTCCTCGTGGAGCTGCGGCAGAAGCTGATCAGCATCCGCGACACGATGATCATCGAGCGCGACGGCGAAGAGCTCGCCCGGGTGAGGAAGAAGCATCTCTCGCTGCTGCGGAACAACTACCGCGTGACGATGGCCGACGGCACCGAGCTGGACGTCAGCGGCAACATCCTCGACCGCGAGTTCGCGATCGACTACGACGACGAGCTGCTGGCCCAGATCTCCCGGCGGTGGCTCAGCATCCGCGACACCTACGGCATCGACATCGTGCGCGAGGACGCGGACGCCTCGCTGCTGATCGCGGTCGCCGTGTGCGTGATCGTGCTGGCGGAGAAGGAGCACGAGAAGGACGAGGACTGA
- a CDS encoding maleylpyruvate isomerase family mycothiol-dependent enzyme, protein MTVHPSLQTYADAWTHSIEAITELVLPLAEGDWNRRTPCPAWSVRDIVSHIIGMECEQLGDPRPIHTLPRDLYHVQSDIARYMEMQVDVRRHHTSPEMTSELEYTIIRRSRQLRNESRAPETMVRAPLGAEQTLEVALHMRAFDVWVHEQDLRAALGQPGNLDSPGAHIVRDTLLEALPKVVAKDAGAPANSAVVLDVQGPLEFLRTIRVDAEGRGSIDGSPSLGPAVSLAMDWETFYRLACGRVRASAVADRVKVEGDEDLAAAILHRFAVTP, encoded by the coding sequence GTGACCGTCCATCCCAGCCTCCAGACCTACGCCGATGCCTGGACCCACTCCATCGAGGCGATAACGGAGCTGGTGCTGCCGCTCGCCGAGGGGGACTGGAACCGCCGCACACCGTGCCCCGCCTGGTCGGTGCGTGACATCGTGTCGCACATCATCGGCATGGAGTGCGAGCAGCTCGGCGACCCGCGGCCCATCCACACGCTGCCGCGCGACCTCTACCACGTACAGAGCGACATCGCGCGGTACATGGAGATGCAGGTCGACGTCCGGCGCCACCACACCTCGCCCGAGATGACCTCGGAGCTGGAGTACACGATCATCCGCCGTTCCCGGCAGCTGCGGAACGAGTCACGCGCCCCGGAGACGATGGTCCGGGCGCCCCTGGGTGCCGAACAGACCCTCGAAGTCGCCCTGCACATGAGGGCCTTCGACGTGTGGGTGCACGAACAGGACCTGCGTGCGGCGCTCGGGCAGCCCGGCAACCTCGATTCCCCCGGCGCCCACATCGTCCGCGACACGCTGCTCGAAGCGCTGCCGAAGGTCGTCGCCAAGGACGCGGGCGCCCCGGCCAACTCGGCCGTGGTGCTCGACGTGCAGGGCCCGCTGGAGTTCCTCCGTACGATCCGGGTGGACGCGGAGGGGCGGGGCTCGATCGACGGTTCGCCGTCGCTGGGTCCGGCCGTGTCGCTGGCGATGGACTGGGAGACGTTCTACCGGCTGGCCTGCGGACGGGTGCGTGCGTCGGCCGTCGCGGACCGGGTCAAGGTGGAGGGCGACGAGGACCTGGCGGCGGCGATCCTGCACCGGTTCGCGGTGACTCCGTAA
- a CDS encoding DUF4232 domain-containing protein encodes MRASAFRTRTAVLTAAATAALALTLTACDGDDSATKSADAASTGTAQSGSATPAASANPAQDADATQDAGATETADTASTGGSGGAASSATPACTTKGLVISAETQDGPPYTHIVLTAKNTSGHSCLMPGFPEIRFLENALGAAPAVAKSKPADAVVLTAGAPAYAVVRLSDGGTDEDVRTAEDFTLTFPGGAGMATVKAPGSGGIAVDPAKWATGYWTPELRNGADEF; translated from the coding sequence ATGCGCGCGTCCGCCTTCCGCACCCGCACCGCCGTCCTCACCGCCGCGGCCACCGCTGCCCTCGCCCTCACGCTCACCGCGTGCGACGGCGACGACTCCGCCACGAAGTCCGCGGACGCGGCGTCCACCGGGACTGCGCAGAGCGGATCGGCCACGCCCGCCGCCTCCGCGAACCCGGCACAGGACGCGGACGCCACGCAGGACGCCGGTGCCACGGAGACCGCCGACACCGCGTCGACCGGGGGCAGTGGCGGCGCGGCCTCCTCCGCCACCCCGGCCTGCACCACCAAGGGCCTCGTCATCAGTGCCGAGACCCAGGACGGCCCGCCCTACACCCACATCGTGCTGACCGCGAAGAACACCTCGGGGCACAGCTGCCTGATGCCGGGCTTCCCCGAGATCCGGTTCCTGGAGAACGCCCTCGGCGCCGCGCCCGCCGTCGCCAAGAGCAAGCCCGCCGACGCCGTCGTGCTCACCGCCGGTGCCCCCGCGTACGCGGTGGTGCGGCTGTCGGACGGCGGGACGGACGAGGACGTCAGGACCGCCGAGGACTTCACCCTCACCTTCCCGGGCGGCGCCGGCATGGCCACCGTGAAGGCCCCGGGCTCCGGCGGGATCGCCGTCGACCCGGCGAAGTGGGCGACCGGCTACTGGACGCCCGAGCTGCGCAACGGAGCCGACGAGTTCTGA
- a CDS encoding carbon-nitrogen family hydrolase produces the protein MRASLIQIAVNPDEPVNHRRARAASLVVGEASGPNPADLVVLPELWPVGAFAFTRFADEAEPLEGPTHEVMSRAAAEAGVWLHAGSFVERAEDGTLYNTSLVFDPQGERVATYRKIHRFGFDQGEAVLMGAGENLTTVALPDTTLGLATCYDLRFPELFRGLVDAGAQTFVVPAGWPERRRAHWTLLAQARAVENQAYVLAVGTAGTHADVPQAGHTIAVDPWGEILGEAGPDEEILRVEFDPATVEKTRAQFPALKDRRLGVERPGAVG, from the coding sequence GTGCGCGCCTCTCTTATCCAGATCGCGGTAAACCCGGACGAACCCGTCAATCACCGCAGAGCGAGGGCGGCTTCGCTCGTGGTCGGCGAGGCGTCAGGTCCGAATCCGGCCGACTTGGTGGTCCTCCCCGAACTCTGGCCGGTCGGAGCCTTCGCCTTCACGCGGTTCGCCGACGAGGCCGAACCTCTCGAAGGCCCCACGCACGAGGTGATGTCCCGCGCGGCGGCCGAGGCGGGCGTCTGGCTGCACGCCGGCTCGTTCGTCGAACGCGCCGAGGACGGCACCCTCTACAACACCTCCCTCGTCTTCGACCCGCAGGGCGAACGCGTCGCCACCTACCGCAAGATCCACCGCTTCGGCTTCGACCAGGGCGAAGCGGTCCTGATGGGCGCCGGCGAGAACCTCACCACCGTCGCCCTCCCGGACACCACCCTCGGACTCGCCACCTGCTACGACCTCCGCTTTCCCGAACTCTTCCGCGGCCTGGTCGACGCGGGCGCCCAGACCTTCGTCGTCCCGGCCGGCTGGCCCGAGCGCCGCCGCGCCCACTGGACCCTCCTCGCCCAGGCCCGCGCGGTCGAGAACCAGGCGTACGTCCTCGCCGTCGGCACCGCCGGCACCCACGCCGACGTCCCCCAGGCGGGCCACACCATCGCGGTCGACCCCTGGGGCGAGATCCTCGGCGAGGCCGGCCCGGACGAGGAGATCCTCCGCGTGGAATTCGACCCGGCGACGGTGGAGAAGACCCGAGCCCAGTTCCCGGCCCTGAAGGACCGGCGGCTGGGGGTGGAACGGCCGGGGGCGGTGGGGTGA
- a CDS encoding nitrate/nitrite transporter: MSSAAAPTLSLPGDPPGGRRAAWVWGIGVAVYFVAIIFRTSLGVAGLDAAERFDVNASALSTFSILQLLVYAGMQIPVGLMVDRLGTKRVLALGAVLFTAGQLGFALSPSYGSALASRALLGCGDAMTFISVLRLGTRWFPARRGPLIGQVAALFGMAGNLVSTLFIARALHSFGWTTTFVGSSLAGVLVLVLMLLFLKDHPEGHEPPPVEHAGAAYVRRQIAACWREPGTRLGMWVHFTTQFPAMVFLLLWGLPFLVEDQGLSRGTAGSLLTLVVLSNMSVGLVYGQVIARHHAARLPLALGTVGATAVFWAAAVFHPGHAPMWLLIMLCVVLGACGPASMIGFDFGRPANPPERQGTASGIVNMGGFVASMTTLFLVGVLLDATGDDYTIAFSSVFFLEALGVVQILRLRGRAAVRESEHHVISRVEAVHVPV, translated from the coding sequence ATGAGCTCGGCGGCAGCGCCCACCCTCTCCCTCCCCGGTGATCCGCCCGGCGGCCGTCGTGCCGCGTGGGTGTGGGGCATCGGGGTCGCCGTCTACTTCGTCGCGATCATCTTCCGTACGAGCCTCGGGGTCGCCGGGCTCGACGCCGCCGAGCGGTTCGACGTCAACGCCTCGGCGCTGTCCACCTTCTCCATCCTCCAACTGCTGGTGTACGCGGGGATGCAGATACCCGTCGGCCTGATGGTCGACCGGCTCGGCACGAAGAGGGTCCTCGCCCTCGGCGCGGTCCTCTTCACCGCGGGCCAGCTCGGCTTCGCGCTCTCTCCCTCGTACGGCTCCGCGCTCGCCTCGCGCGCGCTGCTCGGCTGTGGCGACGCCATGACGTTCATCAGCGTGCTGCGGCTCGGTACCCGGTGGTTCCCGGCCCGGCGCGGCCCGCTGATCGGCCAGGTCGCCGCGCTCTTCGGGATGGCGGGCAACCTCGTCTCCACCCTCTTCATCGCCCGCGCTTTGCACTCCTTCGGCTGGACGACCACCTTCGTCGGCAGCTCGCTGGCGGGCGTGCTGGTGCTGGTGCTGATGCTGCTCTTCCTGAAGGACCACCCCGAGGGCCACGAGCCCCCGCCCGTGGAGCACGCGGGCGCCGCGTACGTACGCCGGCAGATCGCCGCGTGCTGGCGCGAGCCCGGCACCCGGCTCGGGATGTGGGTTCACTTCACCACGCAGTTCCCGGCGATGGTGTTCCTGCTGCTGTGGGGGCTGCCGTTCCTCGTGGAGGACCAGGGGCTCAGCCGGGGGACGGCCGGCAGCCTGCTCACCCTGGTGGTGCTCTCCAACATGTCGGTGGGGCTCGTCTACGGCCAGGTCATCGCCCGCCACCACGCCGCCCGGCTGCCGCTGGCGCTGGGCACGGTCGGGGCGACGGCGGTGTTCTGGGCGGCCGCCGTCTTCCACCCGGGTCACGCCCCGATGTGGCTGCTGATCATGCTCTGCGTGGTGCTCGGGGCCTGCGGCCCCGCCTCGATGATCGGCTTCGACTTCGGGCGGCCCGCCAACCCGCCCGAGCGGCAGGGCACCGCCTCCGGCATCGTCAACATGGGTGGGTTCGTCGCCTCGATGACCACGCTGTTCCTGGTCGGGGTGTTGCTCGACGCGACCGGCGACGACTACACGATCGCGTTCTCCTCGGTGTTCTTCCTGGAGGCGCTCGGCGTCGTACAGATCCTGCGGCTGCGCGGGCGCGCGGCGGTGCGGGAGAGCGAGCACCACGTGATCAGCCGGGTCGAAGCGGTGCACGTGCCGGTGTGA
- a CDS encoding GntR family transcriptional regulator: MPAASPASPPAAHRAESKPPPAADRVYSHVKKAVLDRRYEGGTLLTEGDLAEAVGVSRTPVREALLRLEVEGLLKLYPKKGALVLAVSAQEIADVVETRLLVEEFAARKAVPASPGLIGRLEELLAQQRTLAEAGDLEAVSVADRCFHAEIVRNAGNQILSRLYDQLRDRQLRMGVAVMEAHPGRIAANINEHAELLEAIRSGDAEEAAQVVRRHVGRVKVLVRGEDR, from the coding sequence ATGCCTGCCGCGTCTCCCGCATCACCTCCTGCTGCCCATCGGGCGGAGTCCAAACCGCCACCCGCCGCCGACCGCGTCTACTCCCACGTCAAGAAGGCGGTACTCGACCGCCGCTACGAGGGCGGGACGCTCCTGACCGAGGGGGACCTCGCCGAAGCCGTCGGCGTCTCCCGGACCCCCGTGCGCGAGGCGCTGCTCCGCCTCGAAGTGGAAGGGCTGCTCAAGCTCTACCCGAAGAAGGGCGCCCTCGTCCTCGCGGTCTCCGCGCAGGAGATCGCCGATGTCGTGGAAACCCGGCTGCTGGTGGAGGAGTTCGCCGCCCGCAAGGCGGTGCCCGCCTCCCCCGGACTGATCGGCCGGCTGGAAGAGCTGCTGGCGCAGCAGCGCACCCTGGCCGAGGCCGGCGACCTGGAGGCCGTCTCCGTCGCCGACCGCTGCTTCCACGCCGAGATCGTGCGCAACGCCGGGAACCAGATCCTCTCCCGCCTCTACGACCAGCTCCGCGACCGGCAGTTGAGGATGGGCGTCGCCGTGATGGAGGCGCACCCCGGCCGAATCGCCGCCAACATCAACGAGCACGCGGAGCTGCTGGAGGCCATTCGCTCGGGCGATGCCGAGGAGGCCGCCCAGGTCGTCCGGCGCCACGTCGGCCGGGTCAAGGTGCTGGTGCGGGGTGAGGACCGATGA
- a CDS encoding NHL domain-containing thioredoxin family protein, whose product MNDAVPAPTPAPHRARVRAPELIGKGGWLNTGGQQYTLADLRGRIVVLDFWTFCCVNCLHVLDELRELEEKHRDTVVIIGVHSPKFVHEAEHQAVVDAVERYEVHHPVLDDPELATWKQYAVRAWPTLVVIDPEGYVVAQHAGEGHAHAIAKLVDELEAEHAAKGTLRRGDGPYVAPEPVATHLRFPGKALLLPDGGFLVSDTTRHRLVELEADGETVRGHYGTGERGFTDGGRDEVRFSEPQGLTVLPDGRIAVADTVNHALRALDLTTGRTVTLAGTGNQWWQGSATSGPAREVDLSSPWDIAWFGDRLWIAMAGVHQLWTYDPGAGTVEVAAGTTNEGLVDGPAAEAWFAQPSGLAVSTDGERLWIADSETSALRFVDREGVVTTAVGTGLFDFGHRDGAAEQALFQHPLGVTALPDGSVAVSDTYNNALRRFDPASGEVTTLATDLREPSDAVLVDGDLVVVESARHRLTRLRLPEEALRVDGGAHRTQRAATEVAAGNLRLDVVFQAPAGQKLDLRYGPSTRLLVSSTPPELLAEGSGQGTDLFRDLVLADGVTEGILHVSAMAASCDDDPANEYPACHVHQQDWGVPVVVTADGVARLPLVLAGMDEQG is encoded by the coding sequence ATGAACGATGCCGTCCCGGCGCCCACCCCCGCGCCCCACCGTGCCCGTGTCCGCGCCCCCGAGCTCATCGGCAAGGGCGGCTGGCTCAACACGGGTGGCCAGCAGTACACCCTCGCTGACCTGCGAGGACGCATTGTCGTCCTCGATTTCTGGACCTTCTGCTGTGTGAACTGCCTGCACGTCCTCGACGAGCTGCGCGAGCTGGAGGAGAAGCACCGCGACACCGTGGTGATCATCGGTGTGCACTCGCCGAAGTTCGTGCACGAGGCGGAGCACCAGGCCGTCGTGGACGCCGTGGAGCGGTACGAGGTGCACCACCCGGTGCTGGACGACCCCGAGCTCGCGACGTGGAAGCAGTACGCGGTCCGCGCCTGGCCGACGCTCGTGGTCATCGACCCCGAGGGGTACGTCGTCGCCCAGCACGCCGGTGAGGGCCACGCCCACGCCATCGCGAAGCTGGTGGACGAGCTGGAGGCCGAGCACGCGGCGAAGGGCACCCTGCGGCGCGGGGACGGACCGTACGTCGCGCCCGAGCCGGTCGCGACCCACCTGCGCTTCCCCGGCAAGGCGCTGCTGCTGCCGGACGGCGGTTTCCTGGTGTCGGACACCACCCGGCACCGTCTGGTCGAGCTGGAGGCGGACGGCGAGACCGTGCGCGGCCACTACGGCACCGGCGAGCGCGGCTTCACCGACGGCGGCCGGGACGAGGTGCGGTTCAGCGAGCCGCAGGGCCTCACCGTGCTGCCGGACGGCCGGATCGCCGTCGCGGACACCGTCAACCACGCGCTGCGTGCCCTGGACCTCACCACCGGCCGCACGGTGACGCTCGCCGGTACCGGTAACCAGTGGTGGCAGGGCTCCGCGACCTCCGGTCCGGCGCGCGAGGTCGACCTCTCCTCGCCGTGGGACATCGCCTGGTTCGGCGACCGCCTCTGGATCGCCATGGCGGGCGTGCACCAGCTGTGGACGTACGACCCCGGGGCCGGGACCGTCGAGGTCGCGGCGGGCACCACCAACGAGGGCCTCGTCGACGGCCCGGCCGCCGAGGCGTGGTTCGCGCAGCCCTCCGGGCTCGCGGTCTCCACCGACGGGGAGCGGCTGTGGATCGCCGACTCCGAGACCTCGGCGCTGCGCTTCGTGGACCGCGAGGGCGTGGTGACCACGGCCGTGGGTACCGGGCTCTTCGACTTCGGGCACCGGGACGGGGCCGCCGAGCAGGCACTGTTCCAGCACCCGCTGGGCGTCACCGCGCTGCCGGACGGTTCGGTGGCGGTCTCGGACACCTACAACAACGCGCTGCGGCGCTTCGACCCGGCGAGCGGCGAGGTGACCACGCTCGCCACCGATCTGCGGGAGCCGAGCGACGCCGTGCTGGTCGACGGGGACCTGGTGGTCGTGGAGTCGGCGCGGCACCGGCTGACCCGGCTGCGGCTGCCGGAGGAGGCCCTGCGGGTCGACGGCGGTGCGCACCGCACCCAGCGCGCGGCCACCGAGGTCGCCGCCGGGAACCTCCGGCTGGACGTGGTCTTCCAGGCCCCGGCCGGTCAGAAGCTCGACCTGCGCTACGGCCCCTCCACCCGGCTGCTGGTCTCCTCGACCCCGCCGGAACTGCTGGCCGAGGGTTCGGGCCAGGGTACGGACCTCTTCCGCGATCTGGTGCTCGCGGACGGGGTCACCGAGGGCATCCTGCACGTGTCGGCGATGGCGGCGTCCTGCGACGACGACCCCGCCAACGAGTACCCGGCCTGCCACGTCCACCAGCAGGACTGGGGCGTACCGGTCGTGGTGACGGCGGACGGCGTGGCCCGGCTGCCGCTGGTGCTGGCCGGGATGGACGAGCAGGGCTGA
- a CDS encoding TetR/AcrR family transcriptional regulator translates to MAERRRGPALEKALLDAAWEELKANGYARFTMDAVVRRAATSPPVLYRRWPDRDALVRATVLHVMRGALLDVPDTGSLREDVLALMREINATRVDLVTVMSVQLADYHRATGTSPDALRDPLATGRKEAVDALYDRAVARGEVRAEILTDRIRSLPFDLLRHELLTTFAPVPDDVLEEIVDTVFLPLLR, encoded by the coding sequence ATGGCGGAGCGACGACGCGGACCGGCGCTGGAGAAGGCGCTCCTCGACGCGGCCTGGGAAGAACTCAAGGCCAACGGCTACGCGAGGTTCACCATGGACGCCGTCGTCCGGCGCGCGGCCACCAGCCCGCCCGTCCTCTACCGCCGCTGGCCCGACCGTGACGCACTCGTCCGGGCTACCGTCCTCCACGTCATGCGCGGGGCCCTCCTCGACGTCCCCGACACCGGGAGCCTGCGCGAGGACGTCCTGGCCCTCATGCGGGAGATCAACGCCACCCGCGTCGATCTCGTCACCGTCATGAGCGTCCAGCTCGCCGACTACCACCGCGCCACCGGCACCAGCCCCGACGCACTGCGCGACCCCCTCGCCACCGGCCGCAAGGAGGCCGTCGACGCGCTCTACGACCGCGCCGTCGCGCGCGGCGAGGTCCGGGCGGAAATCCTCACCGACCGCATCAGGTCACTCCCCTTCGACCTGCTGCGCCACGAACTCCTCACGACCTTCGCCCCGGTCCCCGACGACGTGCTCGAAGAGATCGTGGACACGGTCTTCCTGCCCCTGCTCCGCTGA